The stretch of DNA TCCGGGTGGAAGCGGAAAAGGCGATCCGCCAAAGCGAGGAGCGCTACAAGCAACTGGCGGACAACTCGCCGGACATCATCTATTCATTTTCGGACAAGAGAGGCGGGGTGTATTACTCTGCCAGCGCTGAAAAGATTTTAGGCTACCCCTTGGGCTACATGTACGAACATCCGTTCCTGTGGAACCAGTCCATCCATCCCGATGATCTTCCGCTGGTGGCGCTGGCCGTGAAGGAATTGACCCTGGGGCTGCATTTCGACGTCGAGTACCGCGTTAAAAACTGCAATGGCAAGTGGCTCTGGTTCCGTGACCGGTCCATCGGCATGCGCGCCAACGGAGACGAGACCATCATAAACGGCATGGCGACGGACCTTACCGTGCAAAAGGCGCAGGAGGAGGCCATCCGCTGCAGCGAGGACAAATACAAGGCCATTTTCAACAACGGGCTGGACGCCGTATTCGTCGTTTCAAGGGACGTGGACGGGGTGACGGCGTCCAATTTCCTGGACGCAAACGATGTGGTGGTCAAGATGCTGGGCTATTCCCGGGATGAACTGCTGACGATGACGCCGGACAGCTTGATTCCTGACAATCCTGAGTTAAAAGCCAAACTGCCGGAAGTAGGCGCGAAAATAATGAAAGATGGCCGGGCGATTTTCGACTGGGCGCTAAAAGCAAAAGATGGAAGAATTATCCCCGTGGAGATAAGCTCCCACCGGCTGTTACTGCAAGGGCGCGCCACGGTGATCTCAATGCTGCGCGACATTTCCGACCGGGAGAAGCGGCGTGAATTGGAGATCGCCGCCAGGAGCCTGGAGCTTACCAACAGGGAACTGCAGGAGTTCGCTTATGTGGCCTCGCATGACCTTCAGGAGCCGTTGCGCACGATAATCGCCTTCTCCGACAGGCTGGAGGGGAAGTTCGCCGGCGAGCTTAGCCCCAAGGCGGCCGATTACCTGCGGCGCATACGCGTGGCGGGCAAGCGGATGAGCCAGCTTATACATGACCTCCTGCATTACTCCCGCGTGACAGGAAGCCAACTGGACTTTGAACGTGTGGACTTGAACCAGGTGCTCGAGGCCCTGCTCGAGGACATGCGCGGGAGGATAGAGCAGAGCCGCGCTCATGTGACACTTGGCCCCATGCCGGTTGTCCGGGCTGACAATTCGCAGATGCGCCAGATGTTCCAGAACCTGGTCTCCAACGCAATGAAATACCACAAGCCCGGAGAGCGGCCGGTGATCAAGATATACGGGAAAAAGGCGCGGGCCGGCGAAGGGGGCGCCGTGTGGGACGTGGTGGTGGAAGACGAAGGGATAGGATTCGACGCAAAGTACGCGGACAAGATATTCAACATATTCGAACGCCTGCACGGTTACAGCGAGTATGAAGGGACAGGAGTGGGGCTTGCCACCGTGCGCAAGATAGTGGAGCGGCACGCATGGACGGTGAGCGCCGACGGCTATCCCGATGTCGGGGCCAAATTCACGATCCGTTTAAAATCGGTGGAGGCGTGACAGGTGGAGAGTGACTTGCAGAAAAAAGAAGTGGTGCTCATAGCAGAGGACAACCTGGACGACTAGGAGATGATCCGCGAGGCGTTCGAGGAGGCTCTCGATGGAAATTCACCGGTGGAAATCATCTTCGCCTCCGACGGCGTGGAGGTCATGGATATGCTCCACCGCCGGGCCATGCCGGGAAGCGGGGAGACCGGGCCGATGCCGTCATTGGTGATTGTGGACCTGAACATGCCGCGCAAGGACGGGATTGAGACCATAAGGCAGATCAGGGCGACAAGC from Nitrospinota bacterium encodes:
- a CDS encoding response regulator, which produces MIREAFEEALDGNSPVEIIFASDGVEVMDMLHRRAMPGSGETGPMPSLVIVDLNMPRKDGIETIRQIRATSSLRRLPVLVLSTSSSFLDIDRSYEAGANSYHVKPHEIPALAELFRDILGYWFGIVRMPSKGIGGINGG